The Sagittula sp. P11 genome window below encodes:
- a CDS encoding tetratricopeptide repeat protein: MRLALVMSLAAAPVLADGCPEAPDISAEIDPLYEELLQAPDEMTARGITNRMWLLWDNAPDEPSQEMLDEGMRARASFDMVRALKRFDALVSYCPFYAEGYNQRAFVNFIRQDYAAALPDLDRALELNPRHVGALSGRALTLIALGRDDEGQAALRAALEINPWLVERRLLKEEPGEEL, from the coding sequence ATGAGACTTGCACTTGTCATGAGCCTCGCCGCCGCGCCCGTGCTGGCCGACGGCTGTCCTGAGGCGCCGGACATCTCGGCAGAGATCGACCCCCTTTACGAGGAACTGCTGCAGGCGCCCGACGAGATGACGGCGCGCGGGATCACCAACCGGATGTGGCTGCTGTGGGACAACGCGCCCGACGAGCCGAGCCAGGAGATGCTGGACGAGGGGATGCGCGCGCGGGCCAGTTTCGACATGGTGCGCGCGCTGAAGCGGTTCGATGCGCTGGTGAGCTACTGCCCGTTCTACGCGGAGGGCTACAACCAGCGGGCCTTCGTCAACTTCATCCGTCAGGATTATGCCGCCGCGCTGCCCGATCTGGACCGGGCGCTGGAGCTGAACCCGCGCCACGTCGGGGCGCTGTCGGGGCGGGCGCTGACACTGATCGCCCTTGGCCGCGACGACGAGGGGCAGGCCGCCCTGCGCGCCGCGCTGGAGATCAACCCGTGGCTGGTGGAACGCCGCCTGCTGAAGGAAGAGCCGGGCGAGGAGCTTTGA
- a CDS encoding Lrp/AsnC family transcriptional regulator produces MDRFDRAILRELAAEARISVTELARRVGLSKSPVQARLKKLEETGVIQGYRALLDPIRLGLAHVAFVEVRMIDTREATLAKFNAEIARIPEIEQAHLIAGNFDYLLKVRTADMPSYRQVLAEKVSVLPGVASTSTFVAMEAIKDEAVTDVT; encoded by the coding sequence ATGGATCGTTTCGACCGGGCGATCCTACGGGAACTCGCGGCCGAAGCGCGGATTTCCGTGACCGAGCTGGCCCGCCGGGTCGGCCTGTCGAAAAGCCCGGTGCAGGCGCGCCTGAAGAAGCTGGAGGAGACGGGCGTCATACAGGGCTACCGCGCGCTTCTGGACCCGATCCGGCTGGGACTGGCGCATGTGGCCTTTGTCGAGGTGCGGATGATCGACACGCGCGAGGCGACGCTGGCGAAGTTCAACGCGGAGATCGCCCGCATTCCCGAGATCGAGCAGGCGCACCTGATCGCCGGGAATTTCGACTACCTGCTGAAGGTGCGCACCGCCGACATGCCCAGTTACCGGCAGGTGCTGGCCGAGAAGGTCTCGGTCCTGCCGGGGGTTGCCTCGACCTCCACCTTCGTGGCGATGGAGGCGATCAAGGACGAGGCTGTCACGGATGTGACTTGA